In a genomic window of Fimbriiglobus ruber:
- a CDS encoding IS5 family transposase: MDATVRKPYPTDLTDLQWEIIQVVLPAARPGGRPRSVDLREVLNAIVYVNRSGCQWSMLPHDFPAKSTVYEYFAQWRDDGTWQELLDVLREGYREVHAPSHERTPSAASIDSQSVKGTEHAGGNGYDAGKKIQGRKRSLVVDTLGLLMVVAVTAGHVDDAAAAPTVLEGLDRDAYPRLKVVWADGKYHNHALNGWKDGHPELGWELVIVRRPDGVKGFTLLPKRWVVERTFGWLGRARRLSRNYERLNSSSESMIRVRSIQLILNRMDPQERYPPFKYRVASK, encoded by the coding sequence ATGGATGCGACCGTTCGCAAACCGTATCCGACCGATTTGACCGACCTCCAATGGGAGATCATCCAGGTCGTCCTGCCGGCCGCCCGACCCGGAGGACGCCCCCGGTCGGTGGACCTCCGGGAGGTGCTGAACGCGATCGTGTACGTGAACCGGTCGGGGTGTCAGTGGTCGATGCTCCCGCACGACTTCCCGGCCAAGAGTACGGTGTACGAATACTTCGCCCAGTGGCGGGACGATGGCACCTGGCAAGAACTCCTGGATGTCCTCCGGGAGGGGTATCGGGAAGTCCACGCCCCGAGTCACGAGCGGACCCCGAGTGCCGCGAGCATCGACAGCCAGTCGGTCAAAGGGACCGAACACGCGGGCGGGAACGGGTACGATGCGGGCAAGAAAATCCAGGGCCGGAAGCGGTCGCTCGTGGTCGATACGCTGGGCCTGCTGATGGTCGTGGCGGTGACCGCCGGGCACGTCGACGACGCGGCCGCGGCCCCGACCGTACTCGAAGGGTTGGACCGTGACGCGTACCCGCGATTGAAGGTCGTGTGGGCCGACGGGAAGTACCACAACCATGCCCTGAACGGGTGGAAAGACGGCCACCCGGAACTCGGATGGGAACTCGTCATCGTCCGCCGACCGGACGGGGTAAAGGGGTTCACCCTGTTACCCAAGCGGTGGGTCGTCGAGCGGACGTTCGGGTGGCTCGGGCGGGCCCGGCGGTTGAGTCGTAATTATGAGCGACTGAATAGTTCCAGCGAATCCATGATTCGTGTGCGGTCAATCCAGCTGATCCTCAATCGCATGGATCCACAAGAGCGTTATCCCCCGTTTAAATATAGAGTTGCATCAAAATAG
- a CDS encoding SdrD B-like domain-containing protein — translation MAYGSPSGTAVLGTDYVGLSANGGSVSFGLYDTDEWVYVDPGDLSTKPVDGNTTVSLGLTGSTSYAIDGSSGTVNVLDDRAQVNGQAWMDNDGDGVEDAGDTPVVGDTVQLLNTSTGDVVGTTTTDRNGNYQFVYDTLTSASPTSPISVQIVFGNPNAASDIFVVGGPNSNIIDVMNGMTAAFTLVAGGKGKKMGGLLCPRA, via the coding sequence GTGGCGTACGGGTCGCCGTCCGGGACAGCCGTCCTGGGGACCGACTACGTGGGCCTGTCGGCCAACGGCGGGTCGGTGTCGTTCGGATTGTACGACACCGACGAGTGGGTGTACGTGGACCCGGGCGACCTGTCGACCAAGCCGGTGGACGGGAACACGACGGTGTCGTTGGGGTTAACAGGTAGTACGAGTTACGCCATTGATGGGTCGTCCGGAACAGTCAATGTTCTCGACGACCGAGCCCAAGTGAACGGTCAGGCGTGGATGGACAACGACGGCGACGGGGTGGAAGACGCGGGCGATACCCCGGTCGTTGGGGACACGGTCCAGCTCCTCAACACATCGACGGGCGACGTGGTCGGGACCACCACGACGGACAGGAACGGCAATTACCAGTTCGTGTACGACACCTTGACGTCTGCCTCGCCGACATCGCCGATCTCCGTGCAGATCGTGTTCGGGAACCCGAACGCGGCGAGCGACATCTTCGTCGTCGGTGGTCCGAACAGTAATATCATTGATGTCATGAATGGTATGACGGCCGCATTCACCCTCGTCGCGGGGGGAAAGGGAAAGAAAATGGGGGGATTACTGTGCCCCCGGGCTTGA
- a CDS encoding ISNCY family transposase, which translates to MSTELQDWGILAMSQRERDVLAILKAVVSGDRTVTEAAGLLKLSARQVRRLKGKLKTQGDSALVHGLRGQPSNRCLEAKLRTQVLAAYRQRYRDFGPTFACEKLAEEGLKVGVETLRRWLLAEGLWERQRRRDPHRSRRPRRACLGELVQMDASVHEWLEGRGETIVLITMIDDATSRVEAKFYRHGSVESHLDLLGIWLRKYGRPLAVYTDRHSIFEPHEKGRPLADPDAQTQFGRALGELAIELIRAHSPQAKGRVERSFGTAQDRWVKELRLAKVTTCEDANALLAKLLPDHNKRFAKPARQPNDAHRPLGRDHKLASILSIQSERVVSNDYVVRFANTFYQLLPPAYPGERGGRVVIEQRLDGTLHIRFGKRHLPYQEITVGGSLGGSAPKPPEFSASAADASAETTGREPVKDSRPAGMQPTAGRSGRTPAEPYPSGGEEVDNPKRSYRPAPNHPWRKRL; encoded by the coding sequence ATGTCTACCGAGCTACAAGATTGGGGCATTCTAGCCATGAGTCAGCGCGAGCGTGACGTTTTGGCGATTCTGAAGGCGGTGGTATCGGGAGATCGGACGGTTACGGAAGCCGCTGGTTTGTTGAAGTTGAGCGCGCGTCAGGTCCGGCGACTGAAGGGCAAACTGAAGACCCAGGGTGACAGCGCCCTGGTGCATGGCCTTCGAGGTCAGCCGTCGAATCGCTGCCTGGAAGCCAAGCTGCGAACGCAGGTGCTGGCGGCGTACCGCCAGCGTTACCGCGACTTCGGCCCCACCTTCGCGTGCGAGAAGTTGGCGGAAGAAGGGTTGAAGGTGGGCGTCGAAACGCTGCGTCGCTGGTTGCTGGCCGAGGGCTTGTGGGAACGCCAACGTCGCCGTGACCCGCATCGCAGTCGTCGGCCGCGACGGGCTTGTTTGGGCGAGTTGGTGCAGATGGACGCCTCGGTGCATGAGTGGCTGGAGGGTCGCGGCGAGACGATCGTTCTGATCACCATGATCGATGACGCCACCAGCCGCGTCGAAGCGAAGTTTTACCGGCATGGGAGCGTGGAATCGCACCTGGATTTGTTGGGGATCTGGCTGCGGAAATACGGCCGACCGCTGGCGGTTTACACGGATCGACACAGCATCTTCGAGCCGCACGAGAAGGGACGTCCGCTCGCCGATCCCGACGCGCAAACGCAGTTTGGCCGAGCGCTCGGCGAACTGGCCATAGAGTTGATTCGGGCGCACAGTCCCCAGGCGAAGGGACGTGTCGAGCGTTCGTTTGGCACGGCTCAGGATCGGTGGGTCAAGGAACTGCGGTTGGCCAAGGTCACGACCTGCGAGGACGCCAACGCGTTGTTGGCGAAACTCCTTCCCGACCACAACAAGCGGTTCGCCAAGCCGGCGCGTCAGCCAAACGATGCCCATCGACCGTTGGGTCGAGATCACAAGCTGGCGTCGATCCTGTCGATTCAGAGCGAGCGGGTGGTGAGCAACGACTACGTGGTGCGTTTCGCGAATACGTTCTACCAATTGTTGCCGCCAGCGTACCCGGGAGAGCGTGGCGGCCGGGTGGTGATTGAGCAGAGACTGGATGGGACGCTGCACATTCGGTTCGGGAAGCGTCATTTGCCGTACCAGGAGATCACCGTGGGGGGCAGCCTTGGGGGCTCTGCCCCCAAACCCCCGGAGTTTAGCGCATCAGCGGCCGATGCCAGTGCGGAGACGACGGGACGGGAGCCGGTCAAGGACTCCCGTCCCGCGGGCATGCAGCCGACTGCCGGACGCTCGGGTCGCACTCCTGCGGAGCCCTATCCTTCCGGCGGCGAGGAGGTAGATAACCCGAAGCGATCGTACCGTCCAGCTCCAAATCATCCTTGGCGAAAACGTCTATGA
- a CDS encoding PadR family transcriptional regulator encodes MADRKDNDFLNGVPELLILRLLARQPMYGYELVQAIKLSTGGVLQFGEGCVYPILHRLEAEKVLASRREAVNGRSRVVYRLATAGKRRLAESAAHWEQVAAAVARVLRGEDDGSPAVV; translated from the coding sequence ATGGCCGACCGCAAAGACAACGACTTTCTGAACGGCGTCCCCGAACTGCTGATCCTCCGGCTGCTCGCCCGGCAGCCGATGTACGGGTACGAGCTGGTGCAGGCGATCAAGCTCAGCACCGGCGGCGTACTCCAGTTCGGCGAGGGGTGCGTTTACCCGATCCTTCACCGGCTGGAGGCCGAGAAGGTACTCGCGTCCCGCCGGGAAGCGGTGAACGGCCGGAGCCGGGTGGTGTACCGCCTGGCGACGGCCGGCAAGCGGCGGCTCGCGGAGTCGGCCGCCCACTGGGAGCAGGTCGCGGCCGCGGTCGCGCGGGTGTTACGGGGAGAAGACGATGGATCGCCGGCCGTGGTCTGA
- a CDS encoding glycosyltransferase codes for MPEPTISIVTPVYNGASLILRAIESLHRQTHSDWELLAVDDASTDASTALLEEATASDARIRVFRHRLNRGQSAARNTALDHARGEWIAYLDPNDEFYPDHLARAWEWRDKGDVLVFRYDQVIDAAAGPGFGSVVRYDPAARYDRMFTETIAAPLGVVHRRALLDRVGRFNEAMGRHPGEHEEGDLWRRFARAGATFTFVPAASGRSHARGDSPSQTRPARPDTPVVTGLPPAVSYEGRVESAPRESADGLPIPVGPNVALAPPQGTRPRVLFASYHCHFDPSSGATLSTRDLFHQLTARGWACAVATGPQLDNPNATPIGTVLATRPGLRRVDGRTGDLSFAVYDVPEDGFPATVFAPDPPAARRPPGPDEVRAFHDVVSRVAADFRPDVVLTYGGDPASTGVAAIGRRIGARVAFRLHNFAYSDTRAFAGCDAVIVPSEFSRSFHRSALGIECVVLPSVVDPNRVGADRPGGGKYVTFVNPEPAKGVFWFARIAEVLGRTRPDIPFLVVEGRGGSNWLDQCGIDLNGASIHLMSNTSDPRRFYRVTRVALVPSVWRESFGRVAVEAMLNGIPVIASDRGSLPEIVGTGRACLAIPAHITPETRVPPAAAEVGEWVSAIVRLWDDPAEYVRVSAAERTWHPGVVVPKWEKFLSEIAADL; via the coding sequence ATGCCCGAGCCGACGATTTCGATCGTGACGCCCGTCTACAACGGCGCGTCGTTAATTCTTCGCGCCATCGAATCCCTTCACCGACAAACACATTCCGACTGGGAACTGCTCGCCGTCGACGACGCGTCGACCGACGCGAGTACCGCGTTGCTCGAAGAAGCAACCGCAAGCGACGCCCGGATTCGGGTGTTCCGACACCGGCTCAACCGCGGCCAATCCGCCGCCCGAAATACGGCCCTCGACCACGCCCGCGGGGAATGGATCGCGTACCTCGACCCGAACGACGAGTTCTATCCCGATCACCTGGCCCGAGCCTGGGAGTGGCGGGACAAGGGTGACGTCCTCGTGTTCCGGTACGATCAGGTCATCGACGCGGCCGCCGGTCCGGGATTTGGGTCGGTCGTCCGGTACGACCCGGCGGCCCGGTATGACCGCATGTTTACGGAAACGATCGCGGCGCCGCTCGGAGTCGTTCACCGGCGAGCCCTGCTCGACCGCGTCGGGCGGTTCAACGAGGCGATGGGGCGTCACCCGGGCGAGCACGAAGAGGGCGACTTGTGGCGGCGGTTCGCCCGCGCGGGGGCCACGTTTACGTTCGTCCCGGCGGCAAGCGGGCGGTCTCACGCCCGCGGTGATAGCCCGTCCCAAACTCGCCCCGCCCGACCCGATACTCCAGTCGTCACCGGATTGCCACCAGCCGTCAGTTACGAGGGCCGCGTCGAGTCCGCGCCGCGCGAATCGGCGGATGGTCTTCCGATTCCGGTGGGGCCGAACGTCGCTCTCGCACCCCCACAGGGGACTCGTCCGCGGGTACTGTTCGCGTCGTACCACTGTCACTTCGACCCTTCCAGTGGGGCCACCCTGAGTACCAGGGATTTGTTCCACCAATTGACCGCCCGCGGATGGGCGTGTGCGGTCGCAACCGGACCCCAACTCGACAATCCCAACGCCACCCCGATCGGGACCGTCCTCGCCACACGACCGGGCTTGCGGCGGGTGGACGGCCGAACTGGGGATCTCTCGTTCGCGGTTTACGACGTGCCCGAAGACGGGTTCCCGGCCACGGTCTTTGCCCCGGACCCGCCGGCCGCCCGCCGCCCGCCGGGACCGGACGAGGTCCGGGCGTTCCACGATGTCGTGTCCCGGGTGGCCGCCGACTTCCGGCCGGACGTCGTCCTCACCTACGGCGGCGACCCGGCCAGCACGGGGGTGGCGGCGATCGGGCGCCGGATCGGGGCGCGGGTGGCGTTCCGACTGCACAACTTCGCCTATTCGGACACACGCGCGTTCGCGGGGTGCGATGCGGTGATCGTCCCGTCGGAGTTTAGCCGGTCTTTTCATCGGTCGGCTTTGGGAATCGAGTGTGTCGTCCTCCCGTCCGTCGTCGACCCGAACCGGGTGGGCGCCGACCGACCGGGAGGTGGGAAGTACGTGACATTCGTGAACCCGGAACCGGCCAAGGGGGTGTTCTGGTTCGCGCGGATCGCCGAAGTTCTCGGGCGAACCCGGCCGGACATCCCGTTCCTGGTCGTCGAGGGGCGGGGCGGGTCGAACTGGCTGGACCAGTGCGGCATCGATTTAAACGGGGCGTCGATCCACTTGATGTCGAACACGTCGGACCCGCGGCGGTTCTACCGGGTGACGCGGGTGGCGCTAGTCCCGTCGGTCTGGCGGGAGTCGTTCGGGCGGGTGGCGGTGGAGGCAATGCTGAACGGGATTCCGGTGATCGCGAGCGACCGGGGCTCACTCCCTGAAATCGTCGGGACCGGCCGGGCGTGTCTGGCGATCCCGGCTCACATCACGCCAGAGACCCGGGTTCCGCCCGCGGCGGCCGAAGTCGGCGAGTGGGTGTCCGCCATCGTCCGCTTGTGGGACGACCCGGCGGAGTACGTCCGGGTATCGGCGGCCGAGCGAACGTGGCATCCGGGTGTGGTCGTCCCGAAGTGGGAGAAGTTCTTGTCCGAGATTGCAGCCGACTTGTAA
- a CDS encoding MBG domain-containing protein, whose translation MTATDTSGGGSATGTSPPVTVIARPPFTVAVAGATDGADAGMQVKYTSTPSGGTGPFSYLWDDNTTGATDFRTYSSPGSVRAYVTVTDLGSSGGSGGSSTTASSYSNYVTVIGSTTTAVSAPTAVYGQAVTLTATVSPNSPATGSPTGSVTFEDGGVTIGSGTLSGGTATASVTLPAGTHAITAVYGGATYWNGSSGNTSETITPAPLTIAATSQTQTYGFGGTSAALGTTGFTTAGLLGSDSVSGVTLSTNAPTSTSGNYTAGAYTLTPSAASGSGLSNYTITYTTGSLTVARKSAPITGVSADDKVYDGTTAATLDTDDASVSGAVSGDAVAVAGGSGTFATANVGTGITVTATGFGLSGADAANYTLSGQPSGLSADITPATLDITADDQEITYGDDVPDLTYEVDGLVGDDSVSGAPATTATSTSNAGDYAITQGTLTASSNYTLTFTAGTLTIDTAELEIVADDQEMTYGDPVPGLTYEAYGLVNGDAVSGTPTTTAASTSNVGDYSIDQGTLTASSNYDVEYIPGTLTIDPATC comes from the coding sequence GTGACGGCCACTGACACTTCGGGTGGCGGATCGGCTACCGGCACCTCGCCACCGGTCACCGTGATCGCCCGCCCGCCCTTTACGGTTGCGGTCGCGGGGGCGACGGACGGCGCGGATGCGGGAATGCAAGTTAAGTACACTTCCACCCCGTCAGGCGGGACGGGGCCGTTCTCGTACCTGTGGGACGACAATACGACCGGCGCCACGGACTTCCGCACGTACAGTTCGCCCGGGAGTGTTCGGGCGTACGTGACGGTCACGGATTTGGGTTCGTCCGGGGGGTCGGGTGGTTCCAGCACGACGGCATCGAGCTACTCGAATTACGTGACCGTGATCGGGAGCACGACGACGGCCGTCTCGGCCCCGACCGCGGTGTACGGGCAGGCGGTCACCCTGACGGCGACCGTGTCGCCCAACTCGCCAGCGACCGGGTCGCCGACCGGGTCGGTCACGTTCGAGGACGGGGGAGTAACCATCGGGTCGGGCACCCTCAGCGGCGGGACGGCCACGGCGTCGGTTACCCTGCCGGCCGGTACCCACGCGATCACGGCCGTGTACGGCGGCGCGACGTACTGGAACGGGAGTTCGGGCAATACCTCGGAGACGATCACCCCGGCCCCGCTCACGATCGCGGCCACGAGCCAGACCCAGACCTACGGGTTCGGGGGTACCAGCGCCGCTCTGGGGACGACCGGATTCACCACCGCCGGCCTTCTCGGATCGGACAGCGTATCCGGGGTGACGCTGTCGACCAACGCCCCAACTAGCACGTCGGGCAACTACACGGCCGGGGCGTACACCCTCACGCCGTCGGCCGCGTCGGGATCGGGCCTGTCCAACTACACGATCACGTACACCACCGGTAGCCTCACGGTCGCCCGGAAGAGCGCGCCGATCACCGGCGTGTCGGCCGATGACAAGGTGTACGACGGGACGACGGCGGCGACCCTGGACACCGACGATGCGAGCGTCTCGGGAGCCGTCTCGGGCGACGCTGTCGCCGTCGCCGGCGGGTCGGGCACGTTCGCCACGGCGAACGTCGGGACCGGGATCACCGTGACCGCGACGGGCTTCGGCCTGAGCGGGGCGGATGCAGCTAACTACACCCTCTCGGGTCAACCGAGCGGCCTGTCGGCCGACATCACCCCGGCCACGCTCGACATCACCGCCGACGACCAGGAGATAACCTACGGCGACGACGTGCCCGACCTGACGTACGAGGTAGACGGGTTGGTGGGTGACGACTCCGTGTCCGGGGCTCCGGCGACGACGGCCACGAGTACGAGTAATGCCGGCGACTACGCGATCACCCAGGGCACCCTGACCGCGAGCAGCAACTACACGCTCACCTTTACCGCCGGCACATTGACGATCGACACGGCCGAATTGGAGATCGTGGCGGACGACCAGGAGATGACCTACGGCGACCCGGTCCCCGGCCTGACCTACGAGGCGTATGGGTTGGTGAACGGGGACGCCGTGTCCGGGACGCCGACGACGACGGCCGCGAGTACGAGCAACGTGGGCGATTACTCGATCGACCAGGGCACCCTGACCGCGAGCAGCAACTACGACGTGGAATACATCCCGGGGACGCTCACCATTGATCCCGCGACCTGTTGA
- a CDS encoding SMP-30/gluconolactonase/LRE family protein, whose amino-acid sequence MNRFVCVAAILLLAAPAAVAQDMPLTMFLIDGEGWTKAPAVVTPPAAAKVTPPSVVAKPTVAALNPAGTTWYVGSAEGRYVWAFQADKDGQINPASGDRYARLWVHKGQKDQPVSGLTFDTRGCIYAATPAGIQAFDPTGRLCGVIALPAPGQTGELTWTGDARDHLTVRVGDTWYVRKLKATGPK is encoded by the coding sequence ATGAACAGATTCGTGTGTGTGGCCGCAATCCTCCTCCTGGCCGCCCCCGCCGCGGTCGCGCAGGACATGCCGCTGACGATGTTTTTGATCGACGGCGAAGGCTGGACGAAGGCCCCCGCGGTCGTCACGCCCCCGGCCGCGGCGAAGGTGACGCCGCCCTCGGTCGTGGCCAAGCCGACGGTCGCGGCGCTGAACCCGGCCGGGACGACGTGGTACGTCGGGTCGGCCGAGGGCCGGTACGTGTGGGCGTTCCAGGCGGACAAGGACGGCCAGATTAACCCGGCATCGGGCGACCGCTACGCGCGGCTGTGGGTTCACAAGGGGCAGAAGGACCAGCCCGTGTCCGGCCTCACCTTCGACACCCGCGGCTGTATTTACGCGGCGACCCCGGCCGGCATCCAGGCGTTCGACCCGACCGGCCGGCTCTGCGGCGTCATCGCCTTACCCGCGCCGGGTCAGACGGGCGAGTTGACGTGGACCGGCGACGCCCGCGACCACCTCACGGTCCGCGTCGGCGATACGTGGTACGTCCGGAAGCTGAAGGCGACGGGGCCGAAGTGA
- a CDS encoding DUF2806 domain-containing protein — MIDDLAKLGYIGLCNFNGSFTRAFSNEDDFSLAYFGREHSIHPKKHTALGITPVRTTPIGRELARIAGGNANEEYRKSIVSDFRKAGWNVGEQ, encoded by the coding sequence GTGATTGACGATCTGGCAAAGCTTGGCTATATCGGTCTGTGTAATTTTAATGGTTCATTCACGCGTGCGTTTTCAAATGAAGACGATTTTTCCTTGGCTTATTTTGGACGCGAACACTCAATTCATCCCAAAAAACATACGGCACTCGGAATTACTCCAGTTCGCACTACACCGATAGGAAGGGAACTAGCGAGAATTGCAGGTGGCAATGCAAACGAAGAATACCGCAAATCAATTGTTTCGGATTTTAGAAAGGCGGGCTGGAACGTTGGGGAGCAATAG
- a CDS encoding two-component system sensor histidine kinase NtrB, which produces MNAIPAAVQVSEALLAELFARVDKQDERIRRLDSLVRGLPHAPDEPAVKSSPAAETKRIATVAEPTPPVIRWPTRAGRADARAVPPAAADDQLRAVAAAAGAGALVGTDESGIVRVWTPAAVDLFGWSAREAVGSPPMFLPDDKVMEHADLARGDALASGPELATVRKRKDGGLVSVWATAIPSPCGGTVFRFRVRMETTVDYAFPPPAESHPAFPFPPPKTVPDVGRAVLPAASTESADARGFVALGRVVAGVVHDFNNMLSVIQGNAELLAEQFAQGTEQRTAAETIAATADVAAGVVRHLMTVARPEPGIPPRTDPNLLLKRLDRLVRAIVGARVRVTIAPTLDAGFAKVAAAEFTQIVLNLTTNARDAMPTGGTLTVRTAVQAIPADRPGWPARVPAGMFVVLTVIDTGTGMDEATLHRAFDPYFTTKPGTGTGIGLMAVRDIVTQAGGHIEIQTEVDWGTQVRVYLPKA; this is translated from the coding sequence TTGAACGCGATTCCGGCCGCCGTGCAGGTCAGCGAAGCCCTCCTGGCCGAGCTGTTCGCGCGGGTCGACAAACAGGACGAGCGGATCCGCCGGCTCGACTCCCTCGTGCGCGGGCTGCCCCATGCGCCCGACGAGCCGGCCGTCAAGAGTTCGCCCGCCGCCGAGACCAAGCGCATCGCCACCGTGGCCGAGCCGACCCCACCGGTCATCCGCTGGCCCACCCGGGCAGGCCGCGCGGACGCCCGGGCGGTTCCGCCCGCCGCGGCCGACGACCAGCTTCGCGCGGTTGCCGCGGCTGCGGGCGCTGGGGCACTCGTGGGGACGGACGAGTCCGGAATCGTCCGCGTCTGGACGCCGGCGGCCGTCGACCTGTTCGGGTGGTCCGCCCGCGAGGCCGTCGGCTCACCGCCGATGTTCCTGCCGGACGACAAGGTGATGGAACACGCCGATCTGGCCCGCGGCGACGCGCTCGCGTCTGGTCCTGAACTCGCTACAGTTCGCAAGCGGAAAGACGGCGGACTCGTCTCAGTCTGGGCGACCGCGATCCCGAGCCCGTGTGGCGGGACCGTCTTCCGGTTCCGTGTTCGGATGGAAACGACGGTCGACTACGCGTTTCCCCCGCCGGCCGAGTCGCATCCGGCGTTCCCGTTCCCGCCTCCGAAGACTGTGCCTGATGTCGGGCGTGCGGTTCTGCCTGCGGCGTCGACCGAGTCGGCCGACGCGCGGGGCTTCGTCGCCCTCGGCCGGGTGGTGGCCGGGGTGGTCCACGACTTCAACAACATGCTGTCGGTCATCCAGGGGAACGCCGAATTGCTCGCGGAGCAGTTCGCCCAGGGGACCGAGCAGCGGACCGCGGCCGAGACGATCGCCGCGACGGCCGACGTGGCGGCCGGGGTGGTCCGGCACCTGATGACCGTGGCCCGGCCCGAGCCCGGTATCCCGCCGCGGACGGACCCGAACCTCCTGCTCAAGCGACTCGACCGGCTGGTGCGGGCGATCGTCGGCGCGCGAGTCAGGGTCACCATCGCGCCCACCCTGGACGCCGGCTTCGCGAAGGTTGCCGCGGCCGAATTCACGCAGATCGTGCTCAACCTGACGACGAACGCGCGTGACGCGATGCCGACTGGCGGCACGCTGACCGTCCGCACGGCCGTCCAGGCCATCCCGGCCGACCGCCCCGGGTGGCCGGCCCGCGTCCCGGCTGGCATGTTCGTGGTGCTCACGGTCATCGACACCGGCACGGGGATGGACGAGGCCACCCTCCACCGCGCGTTCGACCCGTACTTCACGACCAAACCCGGCACCGGCACCGGAATCGGCCTCATGGCCGTCCGCGACATCGTGACCCAGGCCGGCGGCCACATCGAGATCCAGACCGAAGTCGACTGGGGCACCCAGGTCCGCGTCTACCTGCCGAAGGCGTAA
- a CDS encoding MBG domain-containing protein, which translates to MGRDTIDPATLTVAADNGTMVYGGTVPNLGYTATGYVNEDSSSVLSGSLSTGATATSGVGSYSITQGTLDAGSNYAIAFTPGTLTVTPATLEIIASGQTVVYGSTIPDLAYSSSGLVNGDTISGSLSTSATSASGVGTYPITQGNLDAGPNYTVTYTAATLAIDPAPLSVAANDQKMVLGSPVPALTFTATGFVNGDTLASLGGSLSADASTVGTHAITLGDLSEPNYTITFTPGTLTVYAKLTATVSPALVAGLPNQIFTLTASGAGGDGNYTYTWDDTSTTASDDVSYPAAGDYTVGVTVTDGFGQSARATASVHVTADPNLAVTIGPAAGYTWVNHGFLFTATATGGDGSYTYVWGMERAGRRIRCRTRRPAIIRSA; encoded by the coding sequence ATGGGGCGTGACACCATTGATCCCGCGACCTTGACGGTCGCGGCCGACAATGGGACGATGGTGTACGGGGGTACGGTTCCGAACCTGGGCTACACGGCCACCGGGTACGTGAACGAGGACTCGTCGAGCGTCCTGTCCGGTTCGCTGTCGACCGGCGCGACCGCGACCAGTGGCGTCGGGTCGTACTCGATTACCCAGGGCACGCTGGACGCGGGGTCGAATTACGCGATCGCGTTCACCCCGGGTACACTGACCGTGACCCCGGCCACACTTGAGATTATTGCGAGCGGTCAAACGGTGGTGTACGGCAGCACGATTCCTGATCTGGCCTATTCATCCAGTGGCTTGGTGAATGGGGATACCATTTCCGGAAGCCTGTCGACGTCCGCCACCAGCGCCAGCGGTGTGGGCACGTATCCGATCACACAAGGCAATCTTGATGCCGGTCCGAACTACACCGTCACGTACACCGCCGCAACGCTGGCAATCGATCCGGCCCCTCTCTCCGTCGCGGCGAACGACCAGAAAATGGTCCTCGGATCGCCCGTGCCGGCCCTCACGTTTACGGCCACCGGGTTCGTGAACGGGGACACACTCGCCTCCCTCGGCGGTTCATTGTCGGCGGACGCCAGCACGGTCGGTACGCACGCGATCACCCTGGGTGATCTGTCGGAGCCCAACTACACGATCACGTTCACTCCCGGGACACTGACCGTGTACGCCAAATTAACGGCGACCGTGTCTCCGGCCCTGGTAGCGGGATTACCGAACCAGATCTTCACCCTGACCGCCAGCGGGGCCGGCGGGGACGGGAACTACACGTACACATGGGACGACACGTCGACGACGGCTTCGGATGATGTGTCGTATCCAGCGGCCGGCGATTACACGGTCGGAGTAACGGTAACTGATGGATTCGGACAATCGGCCCGGGCGACGGCGTCCGTCCACGTGACGGCCGACCCGAACTTGGCCGTCACGATCGGTCCGGCGGCCGGGTACACGTGGGTCAACCACGGCTTCCTGTTCACGGCCACGGCGACCGGCGGGGATGGGAGTTACACGTATGTGTGGGGGATGGAACGGGCGGGGCGACGGATACGGTGTCGTACCCGGCGGCCGGCGATTATACGGTCGGCGTAA